A section of the Oncorhynchus nerka isolate Pitt River linkage group LG3, Oner_Uvic_2.0, whole genome shotgun sequence genome encodes:
- the LOC115113012 gene encoding PHD finger protein 11-like isoform X2 encodes MGTDQHGKKVQCVLCLTSEENRTTGPLSTKGSITAHQNCLLYSSGIICQNSPEFDDLFGFSVEDVLNELKRGNRLICYRCKKKGATVGCEVKRCKKSYHYPCAVRDGAQNVDDHTEEKFTLYCLKHNLAIAATNETVSRALSTNGDSDKTMNNNGETSPKALQKELKGLDAVAGPSSYHSDSNMSSKRRQKETPKRRLSCSSTPEVKSSKKSRKWSKSIQNDFSNSDGVVNGIDMELAPLESDLEDSVFSEHRNHAVALTRGCQPEPEHRDDSDGDHTVIDSSQSLLLPVRLCVVSEQPSQDTNLSVCSSQPCSVASPGSPVLSGRQGSSLTLGPISSVHSGPLNVTNTPTRTSPPVSPDCCFTPVSSPHSVSNHPLAGPGGLGSPIGSGSDSAASRVFWRRCNEAGCTQSIFTTFFSDMVSISNRILSDKASQEDYDLSLRVMEASGKLSQMLSEQEREFKKKQMELQSATAAIRDARSALKR; translated from the exons ATGGGTACGGATCAACATGGCAAGAAAGTCCAATGCGTACTTTGTCTAACGTCCGAGGAAAATCGGACAACTGGACCGTTATCAACGAAAGGTTCTATCACCGCTCATCAGAACTGTTTG ctgtattcatcaggGATTATTTGCCAGAATTCGCCAGAGTTTGACGACTTGTTTGGTTTCTCTGTGGAAGACGTCCTTAACGAGTTGAAGAGGGGAAACAGACTG ATTTGTTACAGATGTAAGAAGAAGGGTGCCACGGTGGGATGTGAGGTGAAGCGTTGTAAGAAGTCCTACCACTACCCCTGCGCTGTGCGAGATGGGGCCCAAAACGTCGATGACCACACAGAAGAGAAGTTTAC GTTGTACTGTCTGAAGCATAATCTGGCGATAGCAG CAACCAATGAAACAGTGAGTAGAGCTTTGTCTACCAACGGTGATTCAGACAAAACGATGAACAACAATGGAGAAACGTCACCCAAG GCGTTGCAGAAAGAGCTGAAAG GACTTGATGCAGTGGCAGGACCCTCATCTTACCATAGTGACTCCAACATGTCTAGTAAACGACGGCAGAAAGAAACACCCAAG AGACGGTTGAGCTGCTCTAGCAC ACCGGAAGTGAAATCATCAAAAAAGTCCAGAAAGTGGAGCAAGAGTATTCAGAACGATTTCTCAAACTCAG ACGGAGTTGTGAATGGAATTGACATGGAGTTAGCCCCTTTGGAGTCTGATCTAGAAGACAGTGTGTTCTCTGAACACAG AAATCATGCTGTGGCTCTCACCAGAG GATGTCAGCCAGAACCTGAACACAGAGACGATAGCGATGGGGACCATACAGTCATAGACTCA TCTCAGAGTCTGTTGCTGCCTGTGAGGCTGTGTGTGGTGTCTGAACAACCCTCTCAGGACACAAACCTCTCAG tgtgCAGTTCTCAGCCGTGTTCTGTGGCTAGTCCTGGTtcacctgtcctctctggtcGACAGGGCAGCTCTCTCACACTTGGTCCCATCTCATCTGTCCACTCTGGTCCACTCAATGTCACCAACACACCTACTCGTACCAGTCCACCAGTCTCACCTGATTGCTGTTTCACCCCTGTGTCCTCTCCACACTCTGTATCCAATCATCCCCTGGCTGGGCCCGGAGGCCTGGGTTCACCTATTGGTTCTGGCTCTGACTCTGCAGCCAGCAGAGTGTTCTGGAGAAGGTGTAACGAAGCAGGCTGTACACAGTCCATTTTCACCACCTTCTTCTCTGACATGGTCAGCATCTCCAATAGGATCCTGTCGGATAAGGCCAGTCAGGAGG ATTATGATCTCTCTCTGAGAGTGATGGAGGCTTCTGGAAAATTATCACAGATGCTctcagagcaagagagag AGTTTAAGAAGAAGCAAATGGAGTTACAGAGCGCTACGGCAGCCATAAGGGATGCCAGGTCAGCCCTGAAGAGATAA
- the LOC115113012 gene encoding PHD finger protein 11-like isoform X3 yields the protein MGTDQHGKKVQCVLCLTSEENRTTGPLSTKGSITAHQNCLLYSSGIICQNSPEFDDLFGFSVEDVLNELKRGNRLICYRCKKKGATVGCEVKRCKKSYHYPCAVRDGAQNVDDHTEEKFTLYCLKHNLAIAATNETVSRALSTNGDSDKTMNNNGETSPKALQKELKGLDAVAGPSSYHSDSNMSSKRRQKETPKRRLSCSSTPEVKSSKKSRKWSKSIQNDFSNSDGVVNGIDMELAPLESDLEDSVFSEHRNHAVALTRGCQPEPEHRDDSDGDHTVIDSSLLLPVRLCVVSEQPSQDTNLSVCSSQPCSVASPGSPVLSGRQGSSLTLGPISSVHSGPLNVTNTPTRTSPPVSPDCCFTPVSSPHSVSNHPLAGPGGLGSPIGSGSDSAASRVFWRRCNEAGCTQSIFTTFFSDMVSISNRILSDKASQEDYDLSLRVMEASGKLSQMLSEQEREFKKKQMELQSATAAIRDARSALKR from the exons ATGGGTACGGATCAACATGGCAAGAAAGTCCAATGCGTACTTTGTCTAACGTCCGAGGAAAATCGGACAACTGGACCGTTATCAACGAAAGGTTCTATCACCGCTCATCAGAACTGTTTG ctgtattcatcaggGATTATTTGCCAGAATTCGCCAGAGTTTGACGACTTGTTTGGTTTCTCTGTGGAAGACGTCCTTAACGAGTTGAAGAGGGGAAACAGACTG ATTTGTTACAGATGTAAGAAGAAGGGTGCCACGGTGGGATGTGAGGTGAAGCGTTGTAAGAAGTCCTACCACTACCCCTGCGCTGTGCGAGATGGGGCCCAAAACGTCGATGACCACACAGAAGAGAAGTTTAC GTTGTACTGTCTGAAGCATAATCTGGCGATAGCAG CAACCAATGAAACAGTGAGTAGAGCTTTGTCTACCAACGGTGATTCAGACAAAACGATGAACAACAATGGAGAAACGTCACCCAAG GCGTTGCAGAAAGAGCTGAAAG GACTTGATGCAGTGGCAGGACCCTCATCTTACCATAGTGACTCCAACATGTCTAGTAAACGACGGCAGAAAGAAACACCCAAG AGACGGTTGAGCTGCTCTAGCAC ACCGGAAGTGAAATCATCAAAAAAGTCCAGAAAGTGGAGCAAGAGTATTCAGAACGATTTCTCAAACTCAG ACGGAGTTGTGAATGGAATTGACATGGAGTTAGCCCCTTTGGAGTCTGATCTAGAAGACAGTGTGTTCTCTGAACACAG AAATCATGCTGTGGCTCTCACCAGAG GATGTCAGCCAGAACCTGAACACAGAGACGATAGCGATGGGGACCATACAGTCATAGACTCA AGTCTGTTGCTGCCTGTGAGGCTGTGTGTGGTGTCTGAACAACCCTCTCAGGACACAAACCTCTCAG tgtgCAGTTCTCAGCCGTGTTCTGTGGCTAGTCCTGGTtcacctgtcctctctggtcGACAGGGCAGCTCTCTCACACTTGGTCCCATCTCATCTGTCCACTCTGGTCCACTCAATGTCACCAACACACCTACTCGTACCAGTCCACCAGTCTCACCTGATTGCTGTTTCACCCCTGTGTCCTCTCCACACTCTGTATCCAATCATCCCCTGGCTGGGCCCGGAGGCCTGGGTTCACCTATTGGTTCTGGCTCTGACTCTGCAGCCAGCAGAGTGTTCTGGAGAAGGTGTAACGAAGCAGGCTGTACACAGTCCATTTTCACCACCTTCTTCTCTGACATGGTCAGCATCTCCAATAGGATCCTGTCGGATAAGGCCAGTCAGGAGG ATTATGATCTCTCTCTGAGAGTGATGGAGGCTTCTGGAAAATTATCACAGATGCTctcagagcaagagagag AGTTTAAGAAGAAGCAAATGGAGTTACAGAGCGCTACGGCAGCCATAAGGGATGCCAGGTCAGCCCTGAAGAGATAA
- the LOC115113012 gene encoding PHD finger protein 11-like isoform X1 yields the protein MGTDQHGKKVQCVLCLTSEENRTTGPLSTKGSITAHQNCLLYSSGIICQNSPEFDDLFGFSVEDVLNELKRGNRLICYRCKKKGATVGCEVKRCKKSYHYPCAVRDGAQNVDDHTEEKFTLYCLKHNLAIAATNETVSRALSTNGDSDKTMNNNGETSPKALQKELKGLDAVAGPSSYHSDSNMSSKRRQKETPKRRLSCSSTPEVKSSKKSRKWSKSIQNDFSNSDGVVNGIDMELAPLESDLEDSVFSEHRNHAVALTRGCQPEPEHRDDSDGDHTVIDSDAESQSLLLPVRLCVVSEQPSQDTNLSVCSSQPCSVASPGSPVLSGRQGSSLTLGPISSVHSGPLNVTNTPTRTSPPVSPDCCFTPVSSPHSVSNHPLAGPGGLGSPIGSGSDSAASRVFWRRCNEAGCTQSIFTTFFSDMVSISNRILSDKASQEDYDLSLRVMEASGKLSQMLSEQEREFKKKQMELQSATAAIRDARSALKR from the exons ATGGGTACGGATCAACATGGCAAGAAAGTCCAATGCGTACTTTGTCTAACGTCCGAGGAAAATCGGACAACTGGACCGTTATCAACGAAAGGTTCTATCACCGCTCATCAGAACTGTTTG ctgtattcatcaggGATTATTTGCCAGAATTCGCCAGAGTTTGACGACTTGTTTGGTTTCTCTGTGGAAGACGTCCTTAACGAGTTGAAGAGGGGAAACAGACTG ATTTGTTACAGATGTAAGAAGAAGGGTGCCACGGTGGGATGTGAGGTGAAGCGTTGTAAGAAGTCCTACCACTACCCCTGCGCTGTGCGAGATGGGGCCCAAAACGTCGATGACCACACAGAAGAGAAGTTTAC GTTGTACTGTCTGAAGCATAATCTGGCGATAGCAG CAACCAATGAAACAGTGAGTAGAGCTTTGTCTACCAACGGTGATTCAGACAAAACGATGAACAACAATGGAGAAACGTCACCCAAG GCGTTGCAGAAAGAGCTGAAAG GACTTGATGCAGTGGCAGGACCCTCATCTTACCATAGTGACTCCAACATGTCTAGTAAACGACGGCAGAAAGAAACACCCAAG AGACGGTTGAGCTGCTCTAGCAC ACCGGAAGTGAAATCATCAAAAAAGTCCAGAAAGTGGAGCAAGAGTATTCAGAACGATTTCTCAAACTCAG ACGGAGTTGTGAATGGAATTGACATGGAGTTAGCCCCTTTGGAGTCTGATCTAGAAGACAGTGTGTTCTCTGAACACAG AAATCATGCTGTGGCTCTCACCAGAG GATGTCAGCCAGAACCTGAACACAGAGACGATAGCGATGGGGACCATACAGTCATAGACTCAG ATGCTGAGTCTCAGAGTCTGTTGCTGCCTGTGAGGCTGTGTGTGGTGTCTGAACAACCCTCTCAGGACACAAACCTCTCAG tgtgCAGTTCTCAGCCGTGTTCTGTGGCTAGTCCTGGTtcacctgtcctctctggtcGACAGGGCAGCTCTCTCACACTTGGTCCCATCTCATCTGTCCACTCTGGTCCACTCAATGTCACCAACACACCTACTCGTACCAGTCCACCAGTCTCACCTGATTGCTGTTTCACCCCTGTGTCCTCTCCACACTCTGTATCCAATCATCCCCTGGCTGGGCCCGGAGGCCTGGGTTCACCTATTGGTTCTGGCTCTGACTCTGCAGCCAGCAGAGTGTTCTGGAGAAGGTGTAACGAAGCAGGCTGTACACAGTCCATTTTCACCACCTTCTTCTCTGACATGGTCAGCATCTCCAATAGGATCCTGTCGGATAAGGCCAGTCAGGAGG ATTATGATCTCTCTCTGAGAGTGATGGAGGCTTCTGGAAAATTATCACAGATGCTctcagagcaagagagag AGTTTAAGAAGAAGCAAATGGAGTTACAGAGCGCTACGGCAGCCATAAGGGATGCCAGGTCAGCCCTGAAGAGATAA
- the LOC115113029 gene encoding uncharacterized protein LOC115113029 isoform X6, which produces MESLKYSKREAAIKEETLSKKSTHEDEEPHPKRGMSKWVLSFTFTRQEPNTSEVALTEGGAPEQFEFQYGLEGPAFENGESSKSHLSIKVEQLDSLLPDQTDSSCGSGSPGDSGPPGSSGSGSNTSLASQFFKKCHQAGCTQFIFSEFASRLSIITERIASQQASEEDFNLTLKVLEASGMLPEIFTKRDQEMEKRLRELQRETVAVRTARSAMRDACVMSFTSS; this is translated from the exons atggag TCGTTGAAGTACAGCAAAAGAGAAGCTGCAATAAAGGAAGAGACGCTGTCCAAGAAGAGCACACATGAGGATGAGGAGCCACACCCTAAAAGAGGGATGTCAAAGTGGGTACTTTCATTTACTTTTACCAG GCAAGAACCCAATACTTCAGAGGTAGCCTTGACAGAAG GTGGGGCTCCAGAGCAGTTTGAGTTTCAGTATGGACTTGAGGGACCAGCATTTGAGAATGGGGAG TCCTCCAAGAGCCATCTGTCCATCAAAGTAGAACAACTGGACTCCCTCCTCCCAGACCAAACAG ACTCCAGCTGTGGTTCAGGGTCACCTGGGGATTCGGGGCCTCCTGGCTCATCTGGTTCTGGGTCCAATACTAGTCTGGCTTCACAGTTTTTCAAGAAGTGCCACCAGGCAGGCTgcacacaattcatcttctcgGAGTTCGCCTCCCGCCTCAGCATCATCACTGAGAGGATTGCATCCCAGCAGGCCAGCGAGGAAG ATTTCAACCTCACCCTGAAAGTGCTGGAGGCCTCTGGGATGCTGCCAGAGATCTTTACCAAAAGAGATCAAG AAATGGAGAAGAGACTGAgggagctacagagagagactgtagcgGTGAGGACTGCCAGGTCTGCCATGAGAGATGCTTGTGTCATGAGCTTCACCTCATCATGA
- the LOC115113029 gene encoding uncharacterized protein LOC115113029 isoform X2, with amino-acid sequence MESKKHTTENQNLTQKIKNRELRIVKNRARVKSNVWDHFGVIVNADKQHVDGFAACKKCKRVLAYDSHRTGTSSLKKHIEKCTSLKYSKREAAIKEETLSKKSTHEDEEPHPKRGMSKQEPNTSEVALTEGGAPEQFEFQYGLEGPAFENGESSKSHLSIKVEQLDSLLPDQTDSSCGSGSPGDSGPPGSSGSGSNTSLASQFFKKCHQAGCTQFIFSEFASRLSIITERIASQQASEEDFNLTLKVLEASGMLPEIFTKRDQEMEKRLRELQRETVAVRTARSAMRDACVMSFTSS; translated from the exons ATGGAAAGCAAAAAACATACCACAGAAAACCAGAATTTGACCCAAAAGATAAAAAATAGGGAGCTCAGAATCGTGAAAAACAGGGCACGAGTTAAATCAAATGTATGGGATCATTTTGGAGTAATCGTTAACGCTGACAAACAACATGTGGATGGATTCGCAGCATGTAAAAAGTGCAAGCGGGTGTTAGCTTATGACAGCCATAGAACAGGCACTTCCAGCTTGAAAAAACACATAGAGAAATGCACG TCGTTGAAGTACAGCAAAAGAGAAGCTGCAATAAAGGAAGAGACGCTGTCCAAGAAGAGCACACATGAGGATGAGGAGCCACACCCTAAAAGAGGGATGTCAAA GCAAGAACCCAATACTTCAGAGGTAGCCTTGACAGAAG GTGGGGCTCCAGAGCAGTTTGAGTTTCAGTATGGACTTGAGGGACCAGCATTTGAGAATGGGGAG TCCTCCAAGAGCCATCTGTCCATCAAAGTAGAACAACTGGACTCCCTCCTCCCAGACCAAACAG ACTCCAGCTGTGGTTCAGGGTCACCTGGGGATTCGGGGCCTCCTGGCTCATCTGGTTCTGGGTCCAATACTAGTCTGGCTTCACAGTTTTTCAAGAAGTGCCACCAGGCAGGCTgcacacaattcatcttctcgGAGTTCGCCTCCCGCCTCAGCATCATCACTGAGAGGATTGCATCCCAGCAGGCCAGCGAGGAAG ATTTCAACCTCACCCTGAAAGTGCTGGAGGCCTCTGGGATGCTGCCAGAGATCTTTACCAAAAGAGATCAAG AAATGGAGAAGAGACTGAgggagctacagagagagactgtagcgGTGAGGACTGCCAGGTCTGCCATGAGAGATGCTTGTGTCATGAGCTTCACCTCATCATGA
- the LOC115113029 gene encoding uncharacterized protein LOC115113029 isoform X1, with amino-acid sequence MESKKHTTENQNLTQKIKNRELRIVKNRARVKSNVWDHFGVIVNADKQHVDGFAACKKCKRVLAYDSHRTGTSSLKKHIEKCTSLKYSKREAAIKEETLSKKSTHEDEEPHPKRGMSKWVLSFTFTRQEPNTSEVALTEGGAPEQFEFQYGLEGPAFENGESSKSHLSIKVEQLDSLLPDQTDSSCGSGSPGDSGPPGSSGSGSNTSLASQFFKKCHQAGCTQFIFSEFASRLSIITERIASQQASEEDFNLTLKVLEASGMLPEIFTKRDQEMEKRLRELQRETVAVRTARSAMRDACVMSFTSS; translated from the exons ATGGAAAGCAAAAAACATACCACAGAAAACCAGAATTTGACCCAAAAGATAAAAAATAGGGAGCTCAGAATCGTGAAAAACAGGGCACGAGTTAAATCAAATGTATGGGATCATTTTGGAGTAATCGTTAACGCTGACAAACAACATGTGGATGGATTCGCAGCATGTAAAAAGTGCAAGCGGGTGTTAGCTTATGACAGCCATAGAACAGGCACTTCCAGCTTGAAAAAACACATAGAGAAATGCACG TCGTTGAAGTACAGCAAAAGAGAAGCTGCAATAAAGGAAGAGACGCTGTCCAAGAAGAGCACACATGAGGATGAGGAGCCACACCCTAAAAGAGGGATGTCAAAGTGGGTACTTTCATTTACTTTTACCAG GCAAGAACCCAATACTTCAGAGGTAGCCTTGACAGAAG GTGGGGCTCCAGAGCAGTTTGAGTTTCAGTATGGACTTGAGGGACCAGCATTTGAGAATGGGGAG TCCTCCAAGAGCCATCTGTCCATCAAAGTAGAACAACTGGACTCCCTCCTCCCAGACCAAACAG ACTCCAGCTGTGGTTCAGGGTCACCTGGGGATTCGGGGCCTCCTGGCTCATCTGGTTCTGGGTCCAATACTAGTCTGGCTTCACAGTTTTTCAAGAAGTGCCACCAGGCAGGCTgcacacaattcatcttctcgGAGTTCGCCTCCCGCCTCAGCATCATCACTGAGAGGATTGCATCCCAGCAGGCCAGCGAGGAAG ATTTCAACCTCACCCTGAAAGTGCTGGAGGCCTCTGGGATGCTGCCAGAGATCTTTACCAAAAGAGATCAAG AAATGGAGAAGAGACTGAgggagctacagagagagactgtagcgGTGAGGACTGCCAGGTCTGCCATGAGAGATGCTTGTGTCATGAGCTTCACCTCATCATGA
- the LOC115113029 gene encoding uncharacterized protein LOC115113029 isoform X7, which yields MSKWVLSFTFTRQEPNTSEVALTEGGAPEQFEFQYGLEGPAFENGESSKSHLSIKVEQLDSLLPDQTDSSCGSGSPGDSGPPGSSGSGSNTSLASQFFKKCHQAGCTQFIFSEFASRLSIITERIASQQASEEDFNLTLKVLEASGMLPEIFTKRDQEMEKRLRELQRETVAVRTARSAMRDACVMSFTSS from the exons ATGTCAAAGTGGGTACTTTCATTTACTTTTACCAG GCAAGAACCCAATACTTCAGAGGTAGCCTTGACAGAAG GTGGGGCTCCAGAGCAGTTTGAGTTTCAGTATGGACTTGAGGGACCAGCATTTGAGAATGGGGAG TCCTCCAAGAGCCATCTGTCCATCAAAGTAGAACAACTGGACTCCCTCCTCCCAGACCAAACAG ACTCCAGCTGTGGTTCAGGGTCACCTGGGGATTCGGGGCCTCCTGGCTCATCTGGTTCTGGGTCCAATACTAGTCTGGCTTCACAGTTTTTCAAGAAGTGCCACCAGGCAGGCTgcacacaattcatcttctcgGAGTTCGCCTCCCGCCTCAGCATCATCACTGAGAGGATTGCATCCCAGCAGGCCAGCGAGGAAG ATTTCAACCTCACCCTGAAAGTGCTGGAGGCCTCTGGGATGCTGCCAGAGATCTTTACCAAAAGAGATCAAG AAATGGAGAAGAGACTGAgggagctacagagagagactgtagcgGTGAGGACTGCCAGGTCTGCCATGAGAGATGCTTGTGTCATGAGCTTCACCTCATCATGA
- the LOC115113029 gene encoding uncharacterized protein LOC115113029 isoform X5, whose amino-acid sequence MATVRGKSPSLKYSKREAAIKEETLSKKSTHEDEEPHPKRGMSKWVLSFTFTRQEPNTSEVALTEGGAPEQFEFQYGLEGPAFENGESSKSHLSIKVEQLDSLLPDQTDSSCGSGSPGDSGPPGSSGSGSNTSLASQFFKKCHQAGCTQFIFSEFASRLSIITERIASQQASEEDFNLTLKVLEASGMLPEIFTKRDQEMEKRLRELQRETVAVRTARSAMRDACVMSFTSS is encoded by the exons ATGGCGACCGTTAGAGGTAAGAGTCCT TCGTTGAAGTACAGCAAAAGAGAAGCTGCAATAAAGGAAGAGACGCTGTCCAAGAAGAGCACACATGAGGATGAGGAGCCACACCCTAAAAGAGGGATGTCAAAGTGGGTACTTTCATTTACTTTTACCAG GCAAGAACCCAATACTTCAGAGGTAGCCTTGACAGAAG GTGGGGCTCCAGAGCAGTTTGAGTTTCAGTATGGACTTGAGGGACCAGCATTTGAGAATGGGGAG TCCTCCAAGAGCCATCTGTCCATCAAAGTAGAACAACTGGACTCCCTCCTCCCAGACCAAACAG ACTCCAGCTGTGGTTCAGGGTCACCTGGGGATTCGGGGCCTCCTGGCTCATCTGGTTCTGGGTCCAATACTAGTCTGGCTTCACAGTTTTTCAAGAAGTGCCACCAGGCAGGCTgcacacaattcatcttctcgGAGTTCGCCTCCCGCCTCAGCATCATCACTGAGAGGATTGCATCCCAGCAGGCCAGCGAGGAAG ATTTCAACCTCACCCTGAAAGTGCTGGAGGCCTCTGGGATGCTGCCAGAGATCTTTACCAAAAGAGATCAAG AAATGGAGAAGAGACTGAgggagctacagagagagactgtagcgGTGAGGACTGCCAGGTCTGCCATGAGAGATGCTTGTGTCATGAGCTTCACCTCATCATGA
- the LOC115113029 gene encoding uncharacterized protein LOC115113029 isoform X3, translating into MSTPSSPSFGSAVWHSFDRIEAALAKCKHCDRNIRCKGGSTSGMKRHLESRHQSLKYSKREAAIKEETLSKKSTHEDEEPHPKRGMSKWVLSFTFTRQEPNTSEVALTEGGAPEQFEFQYGLEGPAFENGESSKSHLSIKVEQLDSLLPDQTDSSCGSGSPGDSGPPGSSGSGSNTSLASQFFKKCHQAGCTQFIFSEFASRLSIITERIASQQASEEDFNLTLKVLEASGMLPEIFTKRDQEMEKRLRELQRETVAVRTARSAMRDACVMSFTSS; encoded by the exons ATGTCTACACCAAGTTCACCCAGCTTTGGTTCAGCTGTGTGGCACAGCTTCGACAGAATAGAAGCGGCACTGGCAAAATGTAAACACTGCGACCGGAATATCAGATGTAAAGGAGGTAGCACCAGTGGCATGAAAAGGCATTTAGAGTCTCGGCATCAG TCGTTGAAGTACAGCAAAAGAGAAGCTGCAATAAAGGAAGAGACGCTGTCCAAGAAGAGCACACATGAGGATGAGGAGCCACACCCTAAAAGAGGGATGTCAAAGTGGGTACTTTCATTTACTTTTACCAG GCAAGAACCCAATACTTCAGAGGTAGCCTTGACAGAAG GTGGGGCTCCAGAGCAGTTTGAGTTTCAGTATGGACTTGAGGGACCAGCATTTGAGAATGGGGAG TCCTCCAAGAGCCATCTGTCCATCAAAGTAGAACAACTGGACTCCCTCCTCCCAGACCAAACAG ACTCCAGCTGTGGTTCAGGGTCACCTGGGGATTCGGGGCCTCCTGGCTCATCTGGTTCTGGGTCCAATACTAGTCTGGCTTCACAGTTTTTCAAGAAGTGCCACCAGGCAGGCTgcacacaattcatcttctcgGAGTTCGCCTCCCGCCTCAGCATCATCACTGAGAGGATTGCATCCCAGCAGGCCAGCGAGGAAG ATTTCAACCTCACCCTGAAAGTGCTGGAGGCCTCTGGGATGCTGCCAGAGATCTTTACCAAAAGAGATCAAG AAATGGAGAAGAGACTGAgggagctacagagagagactgtagcgGTGAGGACTGCCAGGTCTGCCATGAGAGATGCTTGTGTCATGAGCTTCACCTCATCATGA
- the LOC115113029 gene encoding uncharacterized protein LOC115113029 isoform X4 produces the protein MCICRLCKAILRYNNGSMLNHITDQSKTTVGSLKYSKREAAIKEETLSKKSTHEDEEPHPKRGMSKWVLSFTFTRQEPNTSEVALTEGGAPEQFEFQYGLEGPAFENGESSKSHLSIKVEQLDSLLPDQTDSSCGSGSPGDSGPPGSSGSGSNTSLASQFFKKCHQAGCTQFIFSEFASRLSIITERIASQQASEEDFNLTLKVLEASGMLPEIFTKRDQEMEKRLRELQRETVAVRTARSAMRDACVMSFTSS, from the exons ATGTGTATATGTCGGCTTTGCAAAGCAATACTCCGATACAACAACGGCAGCATGTTAAACCACATAACAGATCAATCAAAAACGACCGTCGGG TCGTTGAAGTACAGCAAAAGAGAAGCTGCAATAAAGGAAGAGACGCTGTCCAAGAAGAGCACACATGAGGATGAGGAGCCACACCCTAAAAGAGGGATGTCAAAGTGGGTACTTTCATTTACTTTTACCAG GCAAGAACCCAATACTTCAGAGGTAGCCTTGACAGAAG GTGGGGCTCCAGAGCAGTTTGAGTTTCAGTATGGACTTGAGGGACCAGCATTTGAGAATGGGGAG TCCTCCAAGAGCCATCTGTCCATCAAAGTAGAACAACTGGACTCCCTCCTCCCAGACCAAACAG ACTCCAGCTGTGGTTCAGGGTCACCTGGGGATTCGGGGCCTCCTGGCTCATCTGGTTCTGGGTCCAATACTAGTCTGGCTTCACAGTTTTTCAAGAAGTGCCACCAGGCAGGCTgcacacaattcatcttctcgGAGTTCGCCTCCCGCCTCAGCATCATCACTGAGAGGATTGCATCCCAGCAGGCCAGCGAGGAAG ATTTCAACCTCACCCTGAAAGTGCTGGAGGCCTCTGGGATGCTGCCAGAGATCTTTACCAAAAGAGATCAAG AAATGGAGAAGAGACTGAgggagctacagagagagactgtagcgGTGAGGACTGCCAGGTCTGCCATGAGAGATGCTTGTGTCATGAGCTTCACCTCATCATGA
- the LOC115113073 gene encoding keratin-associated protein 4-3-like: protein MNLGGDRIVTVTQAYSTTRPGYRDGLLDHLKVTLDRAPHMWKLCIPGPLSAQCERPDLCIPGPLSAQCERPDLCIPGPLSAQCERPDICIPGPLSAQCERPDLCIPGPLSAQCERPDLCIPGPLSAQCERPDICIPGPLSAQCERPDLCIPGPLSAQCERPDKEAGIAICLPRQS from the exons ATGAATCTTGGGGGTGACAGAATTGTAACAGTGACACAGGCCTACAGTACAACAAGACCGG GCTACAGAGATGGGCTCCTGGATCACCTCAAGGTCACCCTTGATCGAGCACCGCATATGTGGAAGCTGTGCATCCCAGGACCCCTGTCAGCCCAGTGTGAGAGGCCTGACCTATGCATCCCAGGACCCCTGTCAGCCCAGTGTGAGAGGCCTGACCTATGCATCCCAGGACCCCTGTCGGCCCAGTGTGAGAGGCCTGACATATGCATCCCAGGACCCCTGTCAGCCCAGTGTGAGAGGCCTGACCTGTGCATCCCAGGACCCCTGTCAGCCCAGTGTGAGAGGCCTGACCTATGCATCCCAGGACCCCTGTCGGCCCAGTGTGAGAGGCCTGACATATGTATCCCAGGACCCCTGTCGGCCCAGTGTGAGAGGCCTGACCTATGCATCCCAGGACCCCTGTCGGCCCAGTGTGAGAGGCCTGACAAGGAGGCGGGCATAGCTATTTGTCTCCCACGTCAATCTTGA